The following proteins are co-located in the Heliorestis convoluta genome:
- a CDS encoding NADH-quinone oxidoreductase subunit NuoE family protein, with protein sequence MTQCLCQSKKLEKLHEIIAVHKGKAGTLIPVMHEAQDLFGHLPLDVQSMIAEGLEVPLADVYAVATFYSKFTLQPKGVYSIQVCLGTACYVKGAQALLDKLAELLHIKVGETTEDGLFTLEATRCIGACGLAPVMTVNDEVYGRLSVEQIDDIVHKYMEMAWKDEEHGDTSESR encoded by the coding sequence ATGACCCAATGCTTATGCCAAAGTAAGAAACTGGAAAAACTTCACGAAATTATTGCAGTTCACAAAGGAAAAGCAGGAACCTTAATTCCGGTCATGCATGAAGCACAAGATCTTTTTGGCCATCTGCCCCTAGATGTACAAAGCATGATTGCAGAAGGGTTGGAAGTACCGTTGGCTGATGTCTATGCTGTAGCAACTTTTTACTCTAAATTTACACTGCAACCGAAAGGCGTCTATTCGATTCAAGTTTGTCTTGGTACTGCTTGCTATGTAAAAGGAGCGCAAGCCCTTTTGGACAAGCTGGCGGAGCTATTGCATATCAAGGTAGGTGAGACAACAGAAGACGGTCTTTTCACCCTAGAAGCTACAAGATGTATTGGTGCCTGCGGTCTTGCACCGGTCATGACTGTAAACGATGAAGTCTATGGTCGCCTGTCCGTAGAACAAATTGACGACATTGTGCATAAGTACATGGAAATGGCATGGAAGGATGAAGAACATGGCGACACTTCAGAATCTCGCTGA
- the nuoF gene encoding NADH-quinone oxidoreductase subunit NuoF, giving the protein MATCGIAAGAQKVYETVQQEIARYGLAVTVVPTGCIGLCRYEPIVDIYVPGQEEAVRYGQITPEKIKKIIALHLFAGQPVPDYVCQDHRGKQMMVALRNSGVINPESIEEYIAVGGYQALAKALFEMTPQEVIEEVKASGLRGRGGGGFSTGLKWDYSARAEGDQKYVLCNADEGDPGAFMDRSILEGDPHSIIEAMTIAGYAIGADRGYIYVRAEYPLAVKRLEKAMSQARQMGFLGTKISGSAFSFDLEIRLGAGAFVCGEETALMVSIEGKRGEPRPRPPFPAVKGLYGQPTVLNNVETYANIPIILRRGASWFSSFGTEKSKGTKVFALGGNIHHTGLIEVVMGTPLRHVIYDLGGGIPGGKKFKAAQTGGPSGGCIPAAYIDTAIDYENLLELGSMMGSGGLIVMDEETCMVDVARFFLEFTVDESCGKCPPCRIGTKRMLELLERITSNKGEKGDLEKLEQLAKTIQAASLCGLGQTAPNPVMSTLRYFRAEYEAHIEERKCPAGVCKAFLEYTIIEEKCRKCSLCARTCPVGAITGKIKKPHRIDTEKCTQCGLCMSKCPVKAIAKRPKQ; this is encoded by the coding sequence ATGGCCACTTGTGGTATTGCAGCAGGTGCCCAAAAAGTGTATGAAACAGTGCAGCAAGAGATTGCACGCTATGGTCTAGCTGTTACGGTAGTACCGACAGGTTGTATTGGTCTCTGTCGTTATGAACCCATTGTTGACATTTATGTACCTGGCCAAGAAGAGGCTGTTCGATACGGACAGATAACACCAGAAAAAATAAAAAAAATCATTGCCCTTCATCTTTTTGCAGGTCAACCCGTACCTGACTATGTCTGTCAAGATCATAGAGGAAAGCAAATGATGGTAGCGCTACGCAACAGCGGTGTGATCAACCCTGAATCAATAGAGGAATATATCGCTGTTGGAGGCTATCAAGCTCTTGCCAAAGCGCTTTTCGAAATGACACCGCAAGAAGTGATTGAGGAAGTAAAAGCATCAGGCTTACGAGGTCGAGGCGGTGGCGGCTTTTCCACAGGGTTGAAATGGGATTATTCCGCTCGTGCAGAAGGTGACCAAAAATATGTGCTTTGTAACGCCGACGAAGGTGATCCCGGTGCCTTCATGGACCGCAGTATTTTAGAAGGCGATCCACACAGCATCATTGAAGCGATGACTATCGCTGGTTATGCCATTGGTGCTGATCGTGGCTATATCTATGTTCGCGCCGAATATCCTCTCGCTGTAAAGCGCTTAGAAAAGGCGATGTCACAAGCACGGCAGATGGGTTTTCTCGGGACAAAGATTTCTGGAAGTGCTTTTTCTTTTGACCTGGAGATTCGGCTCGGTGCTGGCGCTTTTGTTTGTGGTGAAGAGACGGCTCTTATGGTTTCGATTGAAGGAAAAAGAGGTGAACCACGACCACGACCGCCTTTTCCGGCTGTAAAAGGCCTTTATGGCCAGCCGACGGTACTGAACAATGTAGAGACTTATGCCAACATTCCTATTATCCTCAGGCGCGGTGCTTCTTGGTTTTCTTCTTTTGGAACAGAAAAAAGCAAAGGGACAAAAGTCTTTGCTTTAGGTGGCAATATCCATCATACCGGTTTAATTGAAGTTGTCATGGGAACGCCACTGCGCCATGTAATCTATGATCTCGGTGGCGGAATACCGGGAGGAAAGAAGTTTAAAGCAGCGCAAACGGGAGGACCATCTGGTGGTTGCATTCCCGCTGCCTATATTGACACAGCCATTGACTATGAAAACTTGCTAGAACTGGGATCCATGATGGGCTCTGGTGGACTCATAGTAATGGATGAAGAAACTTGTATGGTCGATGTGGCACGTTTTTTCTTAGAATTTACCGTTGATGAATCTTGCGGAAAATGCCCTCCTTGTCGTATCGGTACCAAACGAATGCTAGAACTACTAGAGCGCATTACCAGCAACAAAGGAGAAAAAGGTGATCTAGAAAAGTTAGAGCAGCTTGCAAAAACCATTCAGGCCGCTTCTCTCTGTGGTCTCGGCCAAACAGCCCCCAATCCTGTGATGAGTACCCTGCGTTATTTTCGCGCGGAATATGAAGCCCACATTGAGGAAAGAAAATGTCCTGCAGGCGTCTGTAAAGCCTTTTTGGAGTATACCATCATTGAAGAAAAATGTCGCAAATGTAGCCTCTGTGCTCGTACTTGTCCTGTCGGTGCTATTACTGGAAAAATTAAAAAGCCTCA
- the thiL gene encoding thiamine-phosphate kinase translates to MVTPINRIGEFGLIDKLAKAWSEGASETAPSYKQMLQQIGGINSDKAGPFLPRLAVGDDGAILDVPSHRPLLTTTDMLVEKVHFLWSPERIASLGHKAMAVNISDIAAMGGLPTWAFLSIAIPPVATVEEVVALYRAMGETAGRYGISLAGGDTVRSDQWVINVTLMGLAIKEPVRRSGGKPGDLLVATGWLGDAAAGLHLLLSGKPFQEMTMQEQLLLHRHLEPTPRVKEAVMLVQQKAVKAMLDISDGLSSEIHHLCKQSDCGALLDLSRLPIRDETTEIATSTGQSALSWALSGGEDFELLFAIDKEKVSLLSTIEQKTGTKCTIIGELTPPNEGINAFHGPEHKSQAFPLRAKGYNHF, encoded by the coding sequence GTGGTAACACCAATCAATCGCATCGGTGAGTTTGGGCTTATCGATAAGCTTGCAAAAGCTTGGTCAGAAGGTGCTTCAGAGACAGCCCCTTCTTACAAACAAATGCTTCAACAGATAGGCGGTATAAACTCTGACAAAGCAGGTCCTTTTCTACCGCGGCTTGCTGTAGGTGATGATGGCGCTATTCTTGATGTACCATCTCACCGACCTTTGTTAACCACAACAGATATGCTCGTTGAAAAGGTTCACTTTCTATGGTCGCCCGAGAGAATTGCTTCTCTCGGGCATAAAGCCATGGCCGTAAATATCAGCGATATCGCGGCCATGGGAGGTCTTCCAACGTGGGCTTTTTTGTCTATTGCAATACCGCCTGTAGCAACGGTCGAAGAAGTTGTAGCTTTATATCGTGCTATGGGAGAAACCGCAGGCCGCTATGGTATTTCCTTGGCTGGTGGTGACACCGTTCGATCGGATCAATGGGTTATCAATGTTACTTTGATGGGATTGGCGATCAAAGAGCCAGTACGGCGTAGTGGTGGTAAGCCCGGTGACTTGCTTGTTGCTACGGGATGGCTCGGCGATGCAGCAGCAGGCCTTCATTTGCTATTGTCAGGGAAACCTTTTCAGGAGATGACGATGCAAGAGCAATTATTGCTACACCGTCACCTAGAGCCAACGCCTCGAGTGAAAGAAGCCGTGATGCTTGTTCAACAAAAAGCAGTAAAAGCCATGTTAGATATCAGTGATGGCCTAAGCAGCGAAATTCATCATCTTTGTAAGCAATCCGACTGTGGCGCTCTCCTTGATTTGTCACGCCTTCCCATCAGGGACGAGACAACTGAAATCGCTACATCGACAGGGCAATCAGCTCTTTCGTGGGCTTTATCAGGTGGTGAAGATTTTGAACTGCTTTTTGCTATCGACAAGGAAAAAGTATCTCTACTATCGACAATAGAGCAAAAAACAGGAACAAAATGTACAATTATCGGTGAATTGACGCCGCCCAATGAAGGAATCAATGCCTTTCATGGCCCCGAGCATAAAAGCCAAGCCTTCCCTCTTCGAGCAAAAGGCTATAATCATTTCTGA
- the thiD gene encoding bifunctional hydroxymethylpyrimidine kinase/phosphomethylpyrimidine kinase, protein MSKRDFSELPKVLSIAGSDPSGGAGIQADLKVMAQLDVYGAAAVTALTRQTTRGVHHIYALEPDWVLRQIEEVLYDLKPRVVKTGMLQSPAILQGLAKIWRAYQEEYRSLLDSDCSDNEQERRLVIDPVMHSGTGISLLDEGSLRLFREELLPLTTVLTPNIPEAEAFTGMRIKNMEDMEKAAGLLLDCGVQWVLLKGGHLPGQEEGEIVDLLCSHDESYAFAGPRIPYQDPHGTGCTLASALASYMAQNYSVRESAASAITWVRRAIEKPLQVGTGRPVVCQPALVK, encoded by the coding sequence ATGAGCAAGAGAGATTTTTCAGAACTACCGAAAGTACTTTCTATTGCTGGCTCTGATCCCAGTGGTGGTGCAGGTATACAGGCTGATCTGAAAGTGATGGCTCAACTGGATGTTTACGGAGCAGCTGCTGTCACCGCTTTAACAAGACAAACGACGCGTGGTGTTCATCATATCTACGCTTTAGAACCAGACTGGGTACTCAGGCAGATTGAAGAAGTACTTTATGATCTGAAACCTAGGGTAGTAAAGACAGGGATGCTACAAAGCCCAGCCATTTTACAAGGCTTAGCAAAAATATGGCGTGCTTATCAAGAAGAGTATCGTTCTCTTTTGGATTCTGATTGCAGCGATAATGAACAGGAACGACGCCTCGTCATCGATCCTGTAATGCACTCAGGAACAGGCATCAGCTTGCTCGATGAAGGCAGCTTACGCCTTTTTCGAGAGGAACTATTGCCATTAACAACAGTTCTTACACCCAATATTCCAGAAGCAGAAGCTTTCACGGGTATGAGAATCAAAAACATGGAAGATATGGAGAAAGCAGCGGGTCTTCTTCTGGATTGTGGTGTACAATGGGTATTACTGAAAGGTGGCCATCTACCAGGGCAAGAAGAGGGCGAGATTGTCGATCTGCTTTGCTCTCACGATGAGAGCTATGCCTTTGCAGGGCCTCGTATACCTTATCAGGACCCTCATGGTACAGGTTGCACGCTTGCTTCAGCTCTGGCCTCTTACATGGCCCAGAATTACTCTGTACGAGAAAGTGCGGCGAGTGCCATTACTTGGGTGCGAAGAGCCATTGAAAAGCCTTTGCAAGTGGGTACAGGTCGACCTGTTGTATGTCAGCCTGCTTTGGTAAAGTAA